One window of the Diospyros lotus cultivar Yz01 chromosome 12, ASM1463336v1, whole genome shotgun sequence genome contains the following:
- the LOC127814000 gene encoding 40S ribosomal protein S13-like: protein MGRMHSRGKGISASALPYKRTPLSWLKISSQDVEENIGKFAKKGLTPSQIGVILRDSHGIPQVKSVTGSKILRILKAHGLAPEIPEDLYHLIKKAVAIRKHLERSRKDKDSKFRLILVESRIHRLARYYKRTKKLPPVWKYESTTASTLVA, encoded by the exons ATGGGTCGCATGCATAGTCGCGG CAAGGGGATATCTGCCTCTGCATTGCCCTACAAGCGAACTCCGCTCAGCTGGCTCAAGATTTCTTCTCAGGAC GTTGAAGAAAACATCGGCAAGTTTGCGAAGAAGGGCTTGACCCCGTCGCAGATCGGCGTCATTCTTCGTGACTCTCATGGCATCCCTCAGGTCAAGAGCGTCACTGGAAGCAAAATCTTGCGCATTCTCAAGGCTCACG ggCTTGCCCCTGAGATTCCCGAGGATCTGTACCATTTGATTAAGAAGGCGGTTGCGATCCGGAAGCATCTGGAGAGGAGCAGGAAGGATAAGGACTCTAAGTTCAGGTTGATTCTCGTGGAGAGCAGAATTCATCGGCTGGCTCGCTACTACAAGCGGACTAAGAAGCTTCCACCCGTTTGGAAATA TGAGTCAACCACAGCAAGCACTCTGGTAGCATAG